In one Fibrobacter sp. genomic region, the following are encoded:
- a CDS encoding LytTR family DNA-binding domain-containing protein, producing the protein MRSLLEEFSEEVEILGEASSGATAIQLIRELMPDVVFLDVQMPDMDGFDVLHGLKKDEVPLVVFTTAYDDFAVKAFDEDTVDYLLKPVEPERLAASIERIRRRLPVTESEPALPQNIDLEKLRSLVSVDGSYMRRLQVKIGDRIIFVNLDEVIRFQSEEKYTTVYTTSNQYVIDTPIIELEKRLDPKNFVKVHRSHIVAIDYIAECRKLETGKMVVFLKDRNMTQLQVSRNAIKKFRNL; encoded by the coding sequence ATGCGCTCTTTGCTGGAAGAATTCTCTGAGGAAGTCGAAATCCTTGGAGAAGCTTCTTCTGGTGCGACCGCAATTCAGCTGATTCGAGAACTAATGCCAGATGTGGTTTTCCTGGACGTTCAAATGCCGGATATGGACGGCTTTGATGTTCTTCATGGCTTAAAAAAGGATGAAGTTCCGCTGGTTGTGTTCACGACGGCTTATGATGATTTTGCAGTAAAGGCCTTTGACGAGGATACTGTCGATTATCTCTTGAAACCTGTTGAACCGGAACGCTTGGCTGCGTCCATTGAAAGAATTCGCCGTCGCTTACCTGTTACGGAAAGTGAACCGGCTTTGCCACAGAATATTGATTTGGAAAAATTACGCAGTCTGGTGAGCGTGGATGGCTCGTATATGCGTCGCCTCCAAGTCAAGATTGGCGATAGGATTATTTTTGTCAATCTGGACGAAGTGATTCGTTTCCAAAGCGAAGAAAAATACACGACCGTTTATACGACTAGTAATCAGTATGTTATTGACACTCCAATTATTGAATTGGAAAAAAGACTAGACCCGAAGAATTTTGTGAAAGTTCATAGATCTCATATTGTGGCTATCGACTATATCGCAGAATGCAGAAAACTGGAAACGGGGAAAATGGTCGTATTCCTGAAGGACAGGAATATGACCCAGCTGCAAGTCAGTCGTAATGCTATAAAGAAATTTCGAAATCTTTAA
- a CDS encoding formylglycine-generating enzyme family protein, producing the protein MRFCRDNFVGLILGSFVACLAAACSVADGDPVELDTITGPLVKSSSSVAKESSSSAADSVDNENALANIDSLVKFVKIPAMKLTRGSTVFKVDSFEIAEVEVTQKLYSVVMKNLPDMDKEGDSIAVANVTWFDAILFCNAFSRLLNLDTAYVYDGKDKFGDLKDLRIDYKADAIRLPTETEWEIAARAGTTSAYYWGTQPASEYAYYAQTSGPVKVASYIANGYGLYDMGGNVAEWVNDWYDAYSVAGEQNPVGPDFGEYKVIRGGGWSDKVSAMGSSERGKKLPTTQSQMIGFRVVHSTGF; encoded by the coding sequence ATGAGGTTTTGCAGGGACAATTTCGTCGGGCTGATTCTGGGCTCCTTTGTCGCCTGCTTGGCGGCCGCTTGTTCCGTTGCCGACGGTGATCCTGTTGAACTAGATACCATCACTGGCCCGCTGGTGAAATCCTCCAGCAGCGTTGCGAAAGAGTCCAGTTCAAGTGCTGCTGATTCTGTTGATAACGAAAATGCTCTTGCGAATATCGACTCTCTCGTGAAATTCGTAAAGATTCCTGCCATGAAATTGACTCGTGGATCCACTGTCTTCAAAGTGGATTCTTTTGAAATCGCAGAAGTTGAAGTGACACAGAAGCTTTATTCCGTGGTGATGAAAAACTTGCCGGATATGGACAAGGAGGGCGATAGTATTGCTGTTGCCAATGTGACCTGGTTCGATGCGATCTTGTTCTGCAACGCCTTTTCTAGACTGTTGAATTTGGACACTGCGTATGTCTACGACGGCAAAGACAAATTCGGCGATTTAAAGGATTTGCGCATTGACTATAAGGCTGACGCTATTCGTCTTCCCACGGAAACAGAATGGGAAATTGCAGCGAGAGCTGGGACAACATCTGCTTACTATTGGGGAACGCAACCTGCCTCGGAATATGCGTATTACGCACAAACTAGCGGTCCTGTGAAGGTCGCCAGCTATATCGCTAATGGCTATGGCCTCTACGATATGGGCGGCAATGTTGCGGAATGGGTCAATGACTGGTACGATGCTTATTCTGTGGCTGGTGAACAAAATCCTGTTGGCCCCGATTTTGGCGAATATAAAGTGATTCGCGGTGGTGGATGGTCCGATAAAGTTTCTGCCATGGGATCTTCTGAACGCGGTAAAAAATTGCCCACGACGCAATCCCAAATGATTGGCTTCAGAGTTGTCCATTCTACTGGATTTTAG
- a CDS encoding copper resistance protein NlpE N-terminal domain-containing protein produces the protein MKNLNSKVYSFLKMVAPVAMVSLFVSACSEEKKEPLPELPAIELPKELPGLYSGRMPCDDCSAKMIRMNLNEDMSVVVVQTKIQDSLTIDTLSGTYVVTDSTVNVSLSENSIHWNYKRGSMGTLSYLTSNGAVYEDENGLHADLIRIFKSPAKKAAAETKTEPGN, from the coding sequence ATGAAGAATTTGAATTCCAAGGTATATTCCTTCCTTAAAATGGTGGCCCCTGTTGCTATGGTGTCGCTGTTTGTTTCCGCTTGTTCTGAAGAAAAGAAAGAACCTCTTCCGGAACTGCCTGCTATTGAACTTCCTAAGGAACTTCCCGGCCTTTATTCTGGTCGAATGCCTTGTGATGACTGCTCCGCAAAGATGATCCGCATGAACCTCAACGAGGATATGTCCGTTGTTGTGGTCCAGACGAAGATTCAGGACTCCCTGACCATTGATACGCTCTCCGGAACCTATGTTGTAACGGACAGTACGGTGAATGTTTCCTTGTCGGAAAACTCCATTCATTGGAATTATAAACGCGGTTCCATGGGAACATTGTCCTATCTGACAAGCAATGGCGCTGTTTATGAAGACGAGAATGGCCTTCATGCTGATCTAATCCGTATTTTCAAATCTCCGGCCAAGAAGGCTGCCGCAGAAACAAAAACGGAGCCGGGAAACTAA
- the lepB gene encoding signal peptidase I, with translation MDSEKKKSTKSFLKGLFSGIVVPIVLCIVVIQYVFQAFQIPSGSMEDSLKTGDFLLGLKFTYGSPVPFSNKKFPSIIDPKPGDVVIFRYPGDPEYPDGSPERYTHLFNALMFGNFYWDHNPEDGQPHLVHYADGPKDYIKRCVGVSGDTLAVHRGRLYVNGVRQDTLPSHGKWTSLSRTLSPRDERETFVVPSVGDTIYVDSVSLEQLWWLRSIVAQENPDESVELDLSLWKDGVEINNYDFENFKMPVENDRGLAMNELFRRNRQVIQHRLVQGDTISGAMSFNYYRELARMAYLPMIDPHAKGGMIRNVSYIGFEGSMLQDLEGNVAMLNREESAAVEAAAESAVVDSTADSVVAEVPAAPQQASKFEIRRKLSLGGKPMDFYVVKTPQYFMMGDNRDNSADSRYWGFVSQRNIKAQAFVIYFSFENEDGAFSLGNPFTWWRLPFRIRWSRIGKVIPLI, from the coding sequence ATGGATTCTGAAAAGAAAAAATCAACGAAGAGTTTTTTGAAAGGATTGTTCAGCGGAATTGTTGTCCCGATTGTCTTGTGCATTGTTGTGATCCAGTATGTATTCCAGGCTTTCCAGATTCCTAGTGGCTCTATGGAAGACTCCTTGAAGACAGGCGATTTCCTGCTTGGTCTCAAGTTTACGTATGGCTCTCCCGTTCCCTTTAGCAATAAGAAGTTCCCGAGCATCATTGACCCGAAGCCTGGTGATGTGGTGATTTTCCGTTATCCTGGTGATCCGGAATATCCCGATGGAAGTCCGGAACGTTACACCCATCTTTTCAATGCATTGATGTTCGGCAATTTCTACTGGGACCACAATCCTGAAGATGGTCAGCCTCATTTGGTTCATTATGCTGATGGTCCCAAGGATTATATCAAGCGTTGCGTTGGTGTTAGTGGTGATACTCTTGCTGTGCATCGCGGCCGCCTTTACGTGAACGGAGTTCGCCAGGATACCTTGCCTAGTCATGGCAAATGGACTTCTTTGAGCAGAACTTTGTCTCCGCGAGATGAACGCGAGACTTTTGTTGTTCCTTCTGTGGGTGATACCATTTATGTGGATTCCGTATCTCTGGAACAGCTTTGGTGGCTACGTTCCATTGTCGCTCAGGAAAATCCGGATGAATCTGTTGAACTGGATCTTTCTCTCTGGAAGGATGGGGTTGAAATCAACAACTATGATTTCGAAAACTTCAAGATGCCGGTGGAAAATGACCGTGGCCTTGCCATGAACGAACTGTTCCGTCGCAATCGTCAGGTGATTCAGCATCGCCTGGTTCAGGGTGATACGATTTCTGGCGCAATGTCCTTTAACTACTATAGAGAACTTGCCCGTATGGCTTACTTGCCTATGATTGACCCCCATGCAAAGGGTGGCATGATTCGCAATGTGAGCTACATTGGTTTTGAAGGTTCCATGCTTCAGGACTTGGAAGGTAACGTGGCCATGTTGAACCGCGAAGAAAGTGCCGCTGTCGAAGCCGCTGCAGAATCTGCTGTTGTTGACAGCACTGCTGACAGTGTTGTTGCCGAAGTTCCTGCTGCACCTCAACAGGCTTCAAAGTTCGAAATTCGTCGTAAGCTTTCTCTTGGTGGAAAGCCCATGGATTTCTACGTAGTAAAGACTCCGCAGTATTTCATGATGGGTGACAACCGAGACAATTCTGCTGATAGCCGCTATTGGGGTTTTGTGTCCCAGCGTAATATCAAGGCTCAGGCTTTCGTTATTTACTTCTCATTTGAAAATGAAGATGGTGCGTTCTCTCTGGGTAATCCGTTTACCTGGTGGCGCCTCCCCTTTAGAATTCGCTGGTCTCGTATTGGCAAGGTGATTCCGCTGATCTAG